Genomic DNA from Tistrella bauzanensis:
CGTCGAAGGGTTGGGGGTCGATGGCGAAGCCCAGCGTTGAGGACAGCGGCTGATCATCGAACACGCGGTACTTGAACGACCGCACGTTGCGGGGCACATGGCCTGCGACCAGCGAAGGCATCATGGATTTGATGAGGGAACGATCCATGGGGAAACTCCTTGAGGAAAAACAAGGGATTCCCCGCCCGCAAGGGAGAGGTCCCTTGTGGGTGGCGTGGATGGACGCGGTAGGTCCGTAGGAAGAAACGACCAGCACGGTTTCCCGCGCTTGCAGCCTCGAAGGTCTCGACTGCCTGGGCATGTGCCGGCAACGCCGACGAACATGGGGCAAGCATGGCCCTGGGGCGGTCTGCCTGCCCGCAGGAAACGGCACCGCACCACAACCGTTTTCCTGTGCTGCGGGCAAGAAAAAGCCCCTCGAAAGGGGCTGGAGGAATCAGGCTTGGTACACGAAGTAGTGCTCGCGCTGACGCGGAAAGAACACGTGTTTCCACGTGTCGCCGCTTGTGTTGCCACCGTCGAAGACGACCATTTCGTAGTCGTCCACGTCGGTGTCCACCAGGTCGGCGCTGGCGATATGGCGCATGTGCAGCGTGCCGCTCATGCGCTCGAATACCAGGATCTGGCCGATGGCATCTTCCTGGCTCATGGCGTTGACGCAGGCTCCGAGTTGGTGCTCGAAGTCGGATGCGGGTGTGATGAGGTCGGGGAACATGGGATCGCTCCTGTGAAAGTGCGCCGGCCCGGCTCTCTGGCGGGAGACCGGGCCGGCATGCGGTGAGGACAAGGAAGGCCGGGGATGTGTGTGGCAGCTATTCGCCGGCCAGCGATAGGCCCGGCAACACGGGTGCGTCGGCATCGAGGATGAGGATGCGCACGTCGGCCTGGCCGGCCAGTTCAAGGATCTGTGCCAGCTCGTCCGGCATGCCCTTGCTGCGGTGCTCCTGCCGAAGCTGCTCGGCGGCGATCCCCTCGACGTCCTGCAGGTGCTGGTCCGTCCAGGGCGTGGAGATCAGCTTGACGCCGATCGCCGGGCTGTAGGGAATCCGGAACGCGATGAACAAAAAGGCCTCCGGCGTCGCGAGGTCAGCCAGGTTGGCCAGGTACTGGCCGGTTTCGCGGCTGATGTGCGCGCTGCTGATTTCCCAGCACCGGCTGTAGTAGCCGGTCTCGAAGCTCAACCGCTGCACGACTTCCCGTGCGGCCTCGGCCGAATAGGTGTCGCCAATGTGGACGGGGCGGCCGTCGAAGTCGTCGCCGTGGATCGCGTACACCACGGCACCCACCATGCCTTCGCCGCTGCCCCCTTCAGCCGCGTCGCATTCGGCGATCAGTGCGGCGCCGACAGGTTCGGTGCCAGTCCTGACCACCGCGAAGTCGCTGGTGATGATGCAAGGAGAAGAAACCAGCGCCGCGTCGCAGAGGTGCTGCTGGCTCGGGTGGATGTTTCGCCAAACATGCGGGCTTCCGTCCTCGTAGCTGATGGACAGCGTGCGGACGATTTTCAGATTCCAGTAGCCGCGTAGAAAGGGATTGGGATTCTGGGACATGGGATTTCTCCAACAGAATAATGATGGAGCAAATCCCCGCCACCGGGAATTGACCCCGGTGGGTGGAAAGAAAGGAAACAGCGTCAGGTGACGCTGATCGTTGGCGTTTGGGCCAATCGCTCGGCGACGCGCCGGCGCAAATTCATGCGGAATGGCTCGTCGCTGACGCCCGCCAGCAGATTGATGGTCTCCAGCGCGATCAGGGCCGAAGCCTCTTCGATGTCGGCGGCCACAATGGTCTTGCGCAATTGGTCGCCGAGCTGGAGGGCCTGGGAGGAGGAGCTGATGAAGCGGACCTCGCGGCTCAGGTAGCAGCCGTTGCCGCCGAACTCGAACAGCCGCGGCTTGCTGCAGTACCAGCAGCCCTCGAACTGGATGGCGGTCAGGTGGTGCCCGTCATCGAACCGGGTGGCGATCAGAAACAATGCGTCGAGATCGGCGGTGTCCTCGA
This window encodes:
- a CDS encoding DUF5983 family protein, with translation MSQNPNPFLRGYWNLKIVRTLSISYEDGSPHVWRNIHPSQQHLCDAALVSSPCIITSDFAVVRTGTEPVGAALIAECDAAEGGSGEGMVGAVVYAIHGDDFDGRPVHIGDTYSAEAAREVVQRLSFETGYYSRCWEISSAHISRETGQYLANLADLATPEAFLFIAFRIPYSPAIGVKLISTPWTDQHLQDVEGIAAEQLRQEHRSKGMPDELAQILELAGQADVRILILDADAPVLPGLSLAGE